From Candidatus Manganitrophus morganii, the proteins below share one genomic window:
- the hemG gene encoding protoporphyrinogen oxidase: MEQKKKVIIVGGGITGLSTAYFLQEKMKENALPIDCMLIESDARFGGKVVTERVDGFVIEGGPDSFITQKPWALDLCKRLGLTDRLIQTNPVEKAIYILSEGRLCSIPEGFNLMVPGRVMPFLFSPLVSPFGKARMGLDLLIPRKGTPEDESIASFVRRRLGQAAVEQFAEPILAGIYAGDAEKLSMMATFPQFAQMEREHGSLVWGMWMRRWDAAKKPLRKSEWSLFVSLRDGLAGLIEAIRSRLDQVMLLSGRKVVGIRPAGTQFEVSLDGEKLLADAVVITTKTHTAADWIEGWDAPLAKRLRENEYVSTATVSLGFRKADVPHPLNGFGFVIPRREKRKIMAATWTSTKFPGRAPEGHVLIRSFLGGAHQEEVVGLDDASLISVVREELRSILKIKAEPVAARHFRWIKANPQYHVGHLDWVASVEKEGAKHRGLYLIGAAYRGVGLPDCIHQGMETAEKIVRSVSSRT; this comes from the coding sequence ATGGAACAGAAAAAGAAGGTCATCATTGTCGGCGGCGGAATCACCGGGCTTTCGACGGCTTATTTTCTCCAGGAGAAAATGAAAGAGAACGCTCTTCCGATCGACTGCATGCTGATCGAATCGGACGCCCGTTTCGGCGGGAAGGTGGTGACGGAGCGGGTCGACGGGTTTGTGATCGAAGGGGGGCCCGATTCGTTCATCACGCAGAAGCCGTGGGCGCTCGATCTCTGCAAGCGGCTGGGGCTGACCGACCGGCTGATTCAGACCAACCCCGTGGAGAAGGCGATTTATATCCTCTCGGAGGGAAGACTCTGCTCGATCCCGGAGGGGTTCAACTTGATGGTGCCGGGGCGGGTGATGCCGTTTCTTTTCTCCCCGCTGGTCTCGCCGTTCGGAAAGGCGCGGATGGGGCTCGATCTCCTCATCCCGCGAAAAGGGACGCCGGAGGATGAGAGCATCGCGTCATTCGTCCGCCGAAGACTGGGACAGGCGGCGGTCGAGCAATTCGCCGAGCCGATCCTCGCCGGGATCTACGCGGGGGACGCCGAGAAGTTGAGCATGATGGCGACCTTTCCGCAATTTGCGCAAATGGAGCGGGAACATGGGAGCCTCGTCTGGGGGATGTGGATGCGCCGGTGGGATGCCGCTAAAAAGCCGCTCCGGAAGAGTGAATGGAGTCTCTTCGTTTCGCTCCGGGATGGGCTGGCCGGTTTAATCGAAGCGATCCGATCAAGATTAGATCAGGTGATGTTGCTCTCCGGCCGGAAGGTCGTCGGTATCCGTCCCGCGGGAACGCAGTTTGAAGTTTCTCTCGATGGAGAGAAACTCCTCGCCGACGCGGTCGTGATCACGACGAAAACCCACACGGCCGCCGACTGGATCGAGGGGTGGGATGCGCCGCTGGCGAAGCGGCTCCGGGAGAATGAATATGTCTCGACGGCGACCGTCTCGTTGGGGTTCCGGAAGGCCGACGTTCCCCATCCGCTCAACGGCTTCGGTTTTGTGATCCCGCGGCGGGAGAAGCGGAAGATCATGGCGGCGACCTGGACCTCCACCAAGTTCCCCGGCCGGGCGCCTGAGGGGCATGTTTTGATCCGGTCTTTTCTGGGGGGAGCGCATCAGGAAGAGGTCGTCGGTCTGGACGATGCGTCGCTCATCTCGGTTGTCCGGGAAGAGCTCCGGTCGATTTTAAAGATTAAGGCCGAGCCGGTGGCGGCCCGCCATTTCCGCTGGATCAAGGCGAACCCGCAGTACCATGTCGGCCACCTCGACTGGGTGGCGTCCGTCGAAAAAGAGGGGGCGAAGCACCGCGGCCTCTACCTTATCGGGGCCGCTTATCGGGGGGTCGGCCTTCCGGATTGCATTCATCAGGGGATGGAAACGGCGGAGAAGATCGTTCGATCGGTCTCTTCTAGAACCTGA
- a CDS encoding tetratricopeptide repeat protein, translated as MKKWIGFLAALLLAVMTGPVFADHIEPVQPKGIADEEAKKHFKKGVEAFREDKFDEAVIHFQAAEQEDPTTPETHVNLAMALAAAGQTDQAEKHFDQAANLIAQAESPEMIPQG; from the coding sequence ATGAAAAAATGGATTGGATTTTTAGCGGCACTCCTGCTGGCAGTGATGACCGGACCGGTTTTCGCCGATCACATCGAGCCGGTGCAGCCGAAAGGAATTGCGGATGAGGAAGCGAAAAAACACTTTAAGAAAGGGGTCGAGGCTTTTAGGGAAGACAAGTTCGATGAAGCGGTAATCCACTTCCAAGCGGCCGAGCAAGAGGACCCCACCACGCCGGAAACCCATGTCAACTTGGCAATGGCCCTGGCGGCGGCGGGACAAACAGACCAGGCAGAGAAACATTTTGACCAGGCGGCCAATTTGATTGCACAGGCAGAGTCGCCGGAAATGATCCCGCAAGGGTAG